One window from the genome of Spirochaetaceae bacterium encodes:
- a CDS encoding rhomboid family intramembrane serine protease — protein sequence MKLRYNSPAVLSYALLSVAVLAADFFFRGQVSRAFFAAPPVFDFASPLDYFRLVSHVAGHAGWEHLVANFALILLIGPILEEKYGTGPLLAMMLVTAVVTGVLNVVFLDTALLGASGIVFMMILLSSFTNIASGEIPLTFVLVVVVYLAREVVGALNEDSVAQFAHIAGGVCGSLFGFAVKRK from the coding sequence GTGAAGCTGCGTTACAACTCGCCCGCGGTGCTGTCCTACGCGCTGCTCTCGGTGGCCGTGCTGGCGGCCGATTTCTTCTTCCGCGGCCAGGTGTCGCGCGCCTTCTTCGCGGCGCCGCCGGTGTTCGATTTCGCCTCCCCGCTGGACTACTTCCGGTTGGTGTCGCACGTGGCGGGGCACGCCGGCTGGGAGCACCTGGTGGCGAACTTCGCCCTCATCCTGCTGATCGGCCCGATCCTGGAGGAGAAGTACGGCACCGGGCCGTTGCTGGCGATGATGCTGGTGACCGCCGTGGTCACCGGCGTGCTCAACGTGGTGTTCCTGGACACCGCGCTGCTGGGGGCGAGCGGCATCGTGTTCATGATGATCCTGCTGTCGTCGTTCACCAACATCGCGAGCGGCGAGATTCCGCTCACCTTCGTGCTGGTGGTGGTGGTGTACCTGGCGCGCGAGGTGGTCGGCGCGTTGAACGAGGACAGCGTGGCGCAGTTCGCCCACATCGCCGGCGGCGTGTGCGGCAGCCTGTTCGGGTTCGCGGTGAAGCGCAAGTAG